Proteins encoded in a region of the Sugiyamaella lignohabitans strain CBS 10342 chromosome B, complete sequence genome:
- the SYO1 gene encoding Syo1p (Transport adaptor or symportin; facilitates synchronized nuclear coimport of the two 5S-rRNA binding proteins Rpl5p and Rpl11p; required for biogenesis of the large ribosomal subunit; green fluorescent protein (GFP)-fusion protein localizes to the cytoplasm and nucleus; GO_component: GO:0005737 - cytoplasm [Evidence IEA,IEA]; GO_component: GO:0005737 - cytoplasm [Evidence IDA] [PMID 14562095]; GO_component: GO:0005634 - nucleus [Evidence IEA,IEA]; GO_component: GO:0005634 - nucleus [Evidence IDA] [PMID 14562095]; GO_function: GO:0003674 - molecular_function [Evidence ND]; GO_process: GO:0006606 - protein import into nucleus [Evidence IGI] [PMID 23118189]; GO_process: GO:0015031 - protein transport [Evidence IEA]; GO_process: GO:0042273 - ribosomal large subunit biogenesis [Evidence IMP] [PMID 19806183]; GO_process: GO:0042254 - ribosome biogenesis [Evidence IEA]; GO_process: GO:0006810 - transport [Evidence IEA]): MAKAKRSKKSSLARKAAGPISKNDQKDERLRQEKIMPLIAKLSYPSTSDRAMAVSAIISMCEDPKLRSLLLKEKLVQTIMSQSLTDNSEEIVAEAYGLLRNLVAEEGYDVAIFLYRQDILTAIEASLAKIDTLLNGTEAIVQMIGEQRNLAYEYFENVIGLVASIASADEEIFEAVDKRLSQLGKFVSEKLALVLSVTVSGPKTKPVKVPSSLIDSLLELVYVLSESNSNFINQFNRDLIEEIIKNSESKVSKVYANGFKYNAYVESKVTLSKQKNQKKLPTPTSNSNDQEVGDILSSLINIISPIDITSVRDHLRPVVENTEPSQLNESSKNAVAARSSINAIQVAIELITAIAETMEVDPSIIYTEKDLSQLELGESDGMDEDISDEAYFEQSISQNAKPEEDLGQFDDIEIDGRESDSVADSSVFFLNEKVVPLCVRYLSIPELCSRSMAALNNVCWTLQSKIPMNNNEWKTHAEQLWSNLATETYLNASEVEIVIGCVGVLGAVATAFKGQVPVEINNHSLVSTISKMCIDLKPSTPEDEYLELATRVVVLFTVLGKVQSRHGVTSEVSAFFSEIIKTPLSTPAPLLFETINAIFDLFGDASYDYDEPVFVDANWVDKLKQALPQVRQAAKRIDRKKDPELRAIGDEAALNLTRFIDYKVKERL; this comes from the coding sequence ATGGCTAAAGCTAAAAGATCCAAGAAGTCCTCGCTCGCCCGCAAGGCGGCAGGCCCCATTTCTAAAAACGACCAAAAAGATGAGCGTTTAAGGCAAGAGAAGATCATGCCTTTGATAGCCAAGCTTAGTTATCCGTCTACAAGTGACCGAGCCATGGCTGTTTCAGCAATAATTTCCATGTGCGAGGATCCTAAGTTAAGATCTCTCTTGTTAAAAGAGAAATTAGTCCAAACAATTATGAGCCAATCTTTAACGGACAACTCCGAAGAAATTGTTGCTGAGGCTTACGGTCTCCTAAGAAATTTAGTTGCTGAGGAGGGATATGATGTAGCCATTTTCTTATACCGACAAGACATTTTGACTGCAATTGAGGCAAGCCTGGCAAAGATTGACACCCTACTAAATGGTACAGAAGCAATAGTTCAGATGATTGGCGAGCAAAGGAATCTGGCCTACGAATACTTTGAAAACGTCATTGGACTCGTAGCCTCCATTGCAAGTGCTGATGAGGAGATCTTCGAAGCTGTAGATAAAAGGTTATCCCAACTTGGAAAATTTGTCAGTGAAAAGCTGGCTCTTGTTTTGTCAGTAACAGTGAGTGGACCCAAAACCAAGCCTGTCAAAGTGCCAAGCTCCTTAATTGACTCTTTGCTAGAGTTAGTGTATGTATTATCCGAGTCGAACTCGAATTTTATCAACCAATTCAATCGCGACTTGATTGAAGAAATCATTAAAAACTCCGAATCGAAAGTTTCTAAAGTTTATGCCAACGGATTCAAGTATAACGCCTACGTTGAGAGTAAGGTAACATTGtcaaagcaaaaaaatcagAAGAAACTGCCAACGCCTACCTCTAACTCTAATGATCAGGAGGTGGGTGATATATTATCTTCATTGATAAACATTATTTCACCTATCGATATTACTAGTGTGCGAGATCACCTAAGGCCTGTGGTTGAAAATACTGAGCCTTCTCAATTGAACGAGTCTTCTAAAAATGCGGTTGCAGCCAGATCATCTATTAATGCTATTCAAGTTGCTATAGAGTTGATTACCGCTATCGCTGAAACTATGGAGGTTGACCCTTCGATTATATATACCGAAAAAGACTTGTCGCAGCTTGAACTTGGTGAGTCAGATGGTATGGATGAAGACATCTCAGATGAAGCTTACTTCGAACAAAGCATTTCACAAAATGCTAAACCAGAGGAAGACTTGGGTCAgtttgatgatattgaaattgatggTCGAGAGTCTGACTCTGTAGCTGActcttctgttttttttcttaatGAAAAGGTTGTACCTCTTTGTGTCAGGTATTTAAGCATTCCCGAGCTGTGCTCAAGAAGTATGGCTGCTCTCAATAACGTATGTTGGACGCTACAAAGCAAGATTCCTATGAACAACAACGAGTGGAAGACACATGCAGAGCAACTATGGTCCAATCTTGCTACTGAAACCTATCTGAATGCATCTGAAGTTGAAATTGTAATAGGTTGTGTCGGTGTGCTGGGAGCTGTGGCTACTGCATTCAAGGGTCAAGTACCTGTTGAGATAAACAACCATTCCTTGGTATCAACTATTTCCAAGATGTGTATTGACCTAAAGCCATCTACCCCGGAAGATGAGTATTTGGAACTTGCGACACGTGTTGTTGTCTTGTTTACCGTCCTTGGTAAGGTACAATCGCGACATGGTGTTACCTCCGAGGTTTCTGCATTTTTCTCTGAGATCATTAAGACTCCATTAAGCACTCCCGCTCCCTTATTGTTTGAAACTATCAATGCGATTTTCGACTTGTTTGGAGATGCTAGCTATGATTATGATGAACCTGTGTTTGTAGATGCAAACTGGGTTGATAAACTGAAACAAGCTTTGCCCCAGGTTCGCCAAGCAGCCAAGCGTATTGATAGGAAGAAAGACCCTGAGCTCAGAGCTATTGGAGATGAGGCCGCTTTGAATCTTACACGATTTATTGATTACAAAGTAAAAGAGCGATTATAG
- the RAD23 gene encoding Rad23p (Protein with ubiquitin-like N terminus; subunit of Nuclear Excision Repair Factor 2 (NEF2) with Rad4p that binds damaged DNA; enhances protein deglycosylation activity of Png1p; also involved, with Rad4p, in ubiquitylated protein turnover; GO_component: GO:0005737 - cytoplasm [Evidence IEA,IEA]; GO_component: GO:0005739 - mitochondrion [Evidence IDA] [PMID 14576278]; GO_component: GO:0005739 - mitochondrion [Evidence IDA] [PMID 16823961]; GO_component: GO:0000111 - nucleotide-excision repair factor 2 complex [Evidence IDA] [PMID 7768886]; GO_component: GO:0005634 - nucleus [Evidence IEA,IEA,IEA]; GO_component: GO:0000502 - proteasome complex [Evidence IPI] [PMID 15117949]; GO_component: GO:0000502 - proteasome complex [Evidence IMP] [PMID 15242647]; GO_function: GO:0003684 - damaged DNA binding [Evidence IEA]; GO_function: GO:0003684 - damaged DNA binding [Evidence IDA] [PMID 9813069]; GO_function: GO:0003684 - damaged DNA binding [Evidence IDA] [PMID 9837874]; GO_function: GO:0000224 - peptide-N4-(N-acetyl-beta-glucosaminyl)asparagine amidase activity [Evidence IDA] [PMID 20016784]; GO_function: GO:0030674 - protein binding, bridging [Evidence IPI] [PMID 15121879]; GO_function: GO:0043130 - ubiquitin binding [Evidence IDA] [PMID 11323716]; GO_process: GO:0006281 - DNA repair [Evidence IEA]; GO_process: GO:0030433 - ER-associated ubiquitin-dependent protein catabolic process [Evidence IMP] [PMID 15167887]; GO_process: GO:0006974 - cellular response to DNA damage stimulus [Evidence IEA]; GO_process: GO:0006289 - nucleotide-excision repair [Evidence IEA]; GO_process: GO:0043161 - proteasome-mediated ubiquitin-dependent protein catabolic process [Evidence IEA]; GO_process: GO:0043161 - proteasome-mediated ubiquitin-dependent protein catabolic process [Evidence IMP] [PMID 19889839]; GO_process: GO:0006517 - protein deglycosylation [Evidence IDA] [PMID 20016784]), with the protein MVSKARPTSSASSSAAATPAPATPASKSSTSAPLAPVRAVSSASADVNVTATPTPPTSAASADSSRFNDPSAFATGSARETAIQNMTEMGYPREQVEAALRAAYNNPDRAVEYLLTGIPETLQQQQSQQEQQQQHHAVETESEPDSAANTEEVNLFEAAANAAASRGGAAHDDVHSSPVSNSAASGNEPVDLSFLRDNPQFQEIRDLIRQQPQMIEPILQQVVASNPQLAQLISQNPEGFLRILRGDGLDGDDDDLYDDEGEGAGSVRIELTQEENAAIERLTELGFDRSLAIEAYLACDKNEEIAANYLFEHGNDGLE; encoded by the coding sequence ATGGTAAGCAAGGCCAGACCGACGAGCAGTGCATCATCATCCGCTGCAGCCACCCCTGCCCCCGCTACACCAGCTTCCAAATCATCAACTTCCGCGCCATTAGCTCCAGTTCGTGCAGTTTCTAGCGCCTCTGCAGATGTGAATGTAACAGCCACACCCACTCCTCCTACGTCAGCTGCTAGTGCCGACAGCTCCCGCTTCAATGACCCTTCGGCCTTTGCTACCGGATCCGCTCGTGAGACTGCTATCCAAAACATGACGGAAATGGGATATCCTCGTGAACAGGTTGAAGCTGCTTTGAGAGCGGCTTATAATAACCCTGATAGAGCTGTTGAGTATCTCCTAACGGGCATTCCTGAAACTctgcaacagcaacaaagtcagcaagagcaacaacagcaacatcatGCTGTTGAAACAGAGTCAGAACctgattctgctgctaacACCGAAGAAGTTAACTTATttgaagcagctgctaatgctgctgcttcgaGAGGTGGTGCTGCCCATGATGATGTTCACTCTAGCCCTGTTTCCAACTCAGCAGCTTCCGGGAATGAACCTGTAGACTTGAGCTTTTTACGTGACAATCCTCAATTTCAAGAGATTAGAGACCTTATCCGTCAACAGCCTCAAATGATTGAGCCTATTCTACAGCAGGTTGTCGCCAGCAACCCACAACTCGCTCAGCTCATCTCCCAAAATCCTGAAGGCTTTTTACGGATTCTGCGAGGCGATGGCCttgatggagatgatgacgatttatatgatgatgaaggGGAGGGTGCTGGATCTGTTCGTATTGAACTTACTCAGGAAGAGaatgctgctattgaaaGGCTGACCGAGCTTGGCTTTGATAGGTCACTTGCTATTGAGGCATACCTTGCTTGCGATAAGAATGAGGAAATTGCAGCTAACTACCTCTTTGAACATGGTAATGATGGTTTAGAGTAA
- the TRM11 gene encoding Trm11p (Catalytic subunit of adoMet-dependent tRNA methyltransferase complex; required for the methylation of the guanosine nucleotide at position 10 (m2G10) in tRNAs; contains a THUMP domain and a methyltransferase domain; another complex member is Trm112p; GO_component: GO:0005737 - cytoplasm [Evidence IEA,IEA]; GO_component: GO:0005737 - cytoplasm [Evidence IDA] [PMID 14562095]; GO_component: GO:0005737 - cytoplasm [Evidence IDA] [PMID 15899842]; GO_component: GO:0043528 - tRNA (m2G10) methyltransferase complex [Evidence IPI] [PMID 15899842]; GO_function: GO:0003723 - RNA binding [Evidence IEA]; GO_function: GO:0003723 - RNA binding [Evidence ISS] [PMID 15899842]; GO_function: GO:0008757 - S-adenosylmethionine-dependent methyltransferase activity [Evidence ISS] [PMID 12872006]; GO_function: GO:0008757 - S-adenosylmethionine-dependent methyltransferase activity [Evidence ISS] [PMID 15899842]; GO_function: GO:0008168 - methyltransferase activity [Evidence IEA,IEA]; GO_function: GO:0003676 - nucleic acid binding [Evidence IEA]; GO_function: GO:0004809 - tRNA (guanine-N2-)-methyltransferase activity [Evidence IDA,IMP] [PMID 15899842]; GO_function: GO:0000049 - tRNA binding [Evidence IEA]; GO_function: GO:0016740 - transferase activity [Evidence IEA]; GO_process: GO:0032259 - methylation [Evidence IEA,IEA]; GO_process: GO:0030488 - tRNA methylation [Evidence IDA,IMP] [PMID 15899842]; GO_process: GO:0008033 - tRNA processing [Evidence IEA]), which produces MGQFLIQFAQVHESFRLTELKALSDLIGIDEPDFSNYRSESPFLRIELPSVEVAARLVERSIICKSVYELFGYGDSYDNLHENLKRSYPVNYWVDRFKEDSFKFDIVSYLGTRSRAEQVNIINTFKYMALTGPIKMKNAEHIFAVLEDYKLLGDTASSPASSEPYQVFFGKFVAESSRSVVDKYDLKKRKYIGTTSFDAELSLLTCNIAQVTPGKFVYDPFVGTGSFLVAAGHFGGLCYGSDIDVRMIKGKSKAANIDANFAQYKTSSRFLDVMTVDFTHNSFRKDFKFDAIICDPPYGVREGLKVLGSKDPERFKNKEHVMIEGVPAHLRPDYIPPKKPYEFTSLLDDLLKFSAEHLVENGRLCFWMPTANADFTEHDIPHHEDLELLSNSVQEFNKWSRRLVSYRRRPYGEKGHNYTVGGSAPEEFRDKYFRGFKGIAKK; this is translated from the coding sequence ATGGGACAATTTCTTATACAGTTTGCTCAAGTCCATGAGAGTTTCCGTTTAACTGAGCTAAAGGCACTCAGTGATCTGATTGGTATAGATGAACCAGATTTCTCGAATTACAGAAGTGAATCACCATTCCTGAGGATAGAACTACCCTCTGTAGAGGTAGCAGCTCGGTTGGTAGAACGAAGTATCATTTGTAAATCTGTCTACGAACTCTTTGGATATGGTGACAGTTATGATAACTTGCATGAGAATCTGAAGAGAAGTTACCCTGTTAACTACTGGGTAGATAGATTCAAGGAAGATTCATTCAAATTTGATATAGTCTCATATTTAGGCACTAGGTCACGGGCTGAGCAGGTCAACATTATCAACACATTCAAGTATATGGCTCTCACCGGCCCcatcaaaatgaaaaatgcaGAACATATATTTGCAGTGCTGGAAGATTACAAACTATTGGGAGATACAGCTTCATcacctgcttcttcagaacCCTATCAAGTATTTTTCGGCAAGTTTGTGGCAGAATCAAGTAGGAGCGTTGTTGACAAGTATGATTTGAAAAAACGTAAATACATTGGCACAACATCCTTTGATGCTGAGTTATCTCTTTTGACTTGTAATATAGCACAAGTAACCCCTGGAAAGTTTGTCTATGATCCGTTTGTAGGCACAGGAAGCTTCCTGGTCGCAGCTGGCCACTTTGGTGGGTTGTGCTATGGTTCCGACATTGATGTGAGGATGATCAAAGGCAAAAGCAAGGCTGCTAATATAGATGCCAACTTTGCTCAATACAAGACATCTTCAAGATTTCTTGATGTTATGACAGTTGATTTCACTCACAACTCTTTCCGAAAAGATTTCAAGTTCGACGCTATTATCTGCGATCCTCCCTATGGAGTTAGAGAGGGTCTGAAAGTACTGGGGTCGAAAGATCCTGAGAGATTTAAGAACAAAGAGCATGTTATGATTGAAGGGGTCCCGGCCCATCTTAGACCGGATTATATCCCTCCTAAGAAGCCTTATGAGTTCACTTCTTTACTTGACGATCTGTTGAAATTTTCTGCGGAGCACCTAGTAGAGAACGGCCGTTTATGTTTCTGGATGCCCACTGCTAATGCGGATTTTACTGAGCATGATATTCCGCACCATGAAGACCTGGAATTGCTATCGAACAGCGTCCAAGAGTTCAACAAGTGGAGTCGTAGACTTGTGTCATATCGGAGGCGGCCATATGGAGAAAAGGGGCATAACTATACTGTCGGTGGCAGTGCTCCAGAGGAATTTAGAGACAAATACTTCCGTGGCTTCAAAGGAATTGCTAAAAAGTAG
- a CDS encoding phosphoglycerate mutase (Phosphatase with a broad substrate specificity; has some similarity to GPM1/YKL152C, a phosphoglycerate mutase; YOR283W is not an essential gene; GO_component: GO:0005737 - cytoplasm [Evidence IEA,IEA]; GO_component: GO:0005737 - cytoplasm [Evidence IDA] [PMID 14562095]; GO_component: GO:0005634 - nucleus [Evidence IEA,IEA]; GO_component: GO:0005634 - nucleus [Evidence IDA] [PMID 14562095]; GO_function: GO:0003824 - catalytic activity [Evidence IEA]; GO_function: GO:0016787 - hydrolase activity [Evidence IEA]; GO_function: GO:0016791 - phosphatase activity [Evidence IDA] [PMID 19753119]; GO_function: GO:0016791 - phosphatase activity [Evidence IDA] [PMID 20427268]; GO_process: GO:0016311 - dephosphorylation [Evidence IDA] [PMID 19753119]; GO_process: GO:0008152 - metabolic process [Evidence IEA]) — translation MTVDDLQIILVRHGQTDCNKQHILQGHLDSPLNEIGQLQASAAGKRLDEDGVVLDAVWSSDLTRCKETTRLILAQNETHSKLEIVFQQELRERAMGEIEGMSITDAREKALREGKTFHDYGEPKQVSVRRLNAAFDKIVDESIAKQHKTVLVVSHGGEYI, via the coding sequence ATGACTGTCGACGATTTACAGATAATTCTTGTCCGCCATGGGCAAACGGACTGTAATAAACAACACATCTTACAGGGCCATTTAGATTCACCTCTTAATGAAATCGGTCAACTTCAAGCATCTGCAGCTGGAAAAAGACTTGACGAAGACGGGGTTGTCCTCGATGCTGTTTGGTCAAGCGATCTTACGAGATGCAAGGAAACAACCAGACTAATCTTGGCACAAAATGAGACACATAGCAAATTGGAAATTGTATTCCAGCAAGAACTAAGAGAAAGAGCAATGGGTGAGATCGAAGGCATGTCAATCACAGACGCCCGAGAGAAGGCATTGAGGGAAGGCAAAACTTTCCATGACTACGGTGAACCCAAACAGGTATCGGTACGAAGACTCAATGCTGCTTTTGATAAAATTGTTGATGAAAGTATTGCCAAGCAGCACAAAACAGTTTTAGTTGTATCACATGGTGGTGAGTATATCTAA
- the LOC1 gene encoding Loc1p (Nuclear protein involved in asymmetric localization of ASH1 mRNA; binds double-stranded RNA in vitro; constituent of 66S pre-ribosomal particles; required at post-transcriptional step for efficient retrotransposition; absence results in decreased Ty1 Gag:GFP protein levels; relocalizes from nucleus to cytoplasm upon DNA replication stress; GO_component: GO:0005737 - cytoplasm [Evidence IDA] [PMID 22842922]; GO_component: GO:0005730 - nucleolus [Evidence IEA]; GO_component: GO:0005730 - nucleolus [Evidence IDA] [PMID 16871394]; GO_component: GO:0005634 - nucleus [Evidence IEA]; GO_component: GO:0005634 - nucleus [Evidence IDA] [PMID 22842922]; GO_component: GO:0030687 - preribosome, large subunit precursor [Evidence IDA] [PMID 11583614]; GO_component: GO:0030687 - preribosome, large subunit precursor [Evidence IDA] [PMID 17443350]; GO_component: GO:0030687 - preribosome, large subunit precursor [Evidence IDA] [PMID 23212245]; GO_function: GO:0003729 - mRNA binding [Evidence IDA,IPI] [PMID 11309412]; GO_process: GO:0000480 - endonucleolytic cleavage in 5'-ETS of tricistronic rRNA transcript (SSU-rRNA, 5.8S rRNA, LSU-rRNA) [Evidence IMP] [PMID 16871394]; GO_process: GO:0000447 - endonucleolytic cleavage in ITS1 to separate SSU-rRNA from 5.8S rRNA and LSU-rRNA from tricistronic rRNA transcript (SSU-rRNA, 5.8S rRNA, LSU-rRNA) [Evidence IMP] [PMID 16871394]; GO_process: GO:0000472 - endonucleolytic cleavage to generate mature 5'-end of SSU-rRNA from (SSU-rRNA, 5.8S rRNA, LSU-rRNA) [Evidence IMP] [PMID 16871394]; GO_process: GO:0008298 - intracellular mRNA localization [Evidence IMP] [PMID 11309412]; GO_process: GO:0051028 - mRNA transport [Evidence IEA]; GO_process: GO:0042273 - ribosomal large subunit biogenesis [Evidence IMP,IPI] [PMID 11583614]; GO_process: GO:0042254 - ribosome biogenesis [Evidence IEA]; GO_process: GO:0006810 - transport [Evidence IEA]): MAYKKKVTVNGKRSIEQEVKSDSQAKNLLTVKSSNYENSKDSPRGPKAKISKKSTQLALLAKAKKVKKQRVYTEKELGIPKLNKSIDPEGIKKPRGKKGKVFADKNAMLRILHTVNEQLDSKNASKLEKARQLEEIRETKRKEMELKEQEKEEKLTKKKSELKKRKRKDTKKPEAEKEPLGQKKVSFA, translated from the coding sequence ATGGcttataaaaaaaaagtgacGGTTAACGGGAAACGTTCCATTGAACAAGAAGTCAAGTCGGACTCACAGGCAAAGAATTTGCTTACGGTGAAATCGAGCAATTATGAGAACTCTAAAGATTCACCTAGGGGCCCAAAAGCGAAAATTAGCAAGAAATCTACACAACTTGCACTTCTAGCAAAGGCAAAGAAGGTCAAAAAACAGAGAGTCTACACTGAGAAGGAGCTGGGAATACCTAAGCTTAACAAATCCATTGACCCTGAGGGTATCAAGAAGCCTCGTGGAAAAAAGGGCAAGGTGTTCGCCGACAAAAATGCGATGTTGAGGATTTTGCATACAGTTAATGAACAGCTGGACTCTAAGAATGCATCCAAATTAGAGAAGGCTAGACAGCTAGAGGAGATCAGAGAGACCAAAAGAAAGGAAATGGAATTaaaagagcaagaaaagGAAGAGAAATTGactaaaaagaagagcgagctgaagaagagaaagagaaaggaTACTAAAAAGCCTGAGGCAGAGAAGGAGCCATTAGGTCAGAAAAAGGTCAGTTTTGcttaa